The following proteins come from a genomic window of Heyndrickxia acidicola:
- a CDS encoding DUF7147 family protein has protein sequence MLQRFIELGEGYSDIYELIELARSNQHRVSSLLAFHSSIKEKSQTSLCVILKPAGTGDFQPLYICREGIPNPHTMPTKRFEIFENLGRELGKAIVELDVKPSVHFAEKELFYQYLIGILRLNHFIAPLQ, from the coding sequence ATGCTTCAACGATTTATTGAATTAGGAGAGGGCTATTCAGACATATATGAATTAATTGAATTAGCCAGAAGCAATCAGCATAGGGTGTCATCCTTGCTTGCATTTCACTCTTCTATTAAAGAAAAGTCACAAACATCTTTATGTGTCATTTTGAAACCTGCAGGCACAGGAGATTTTCAGCCGCTATACATATGCCGTGAAGGCATCCCTAACCCTCATACTATGCCTACGAAACGCTTTGAGATTTTTGAAAATCTTGGCAGAGAGCTGGGGAAAGCGATTGTAGAATTAGATGTAAAGCCATCTGTCCACTTTGCGGAAAAAGAACTATTTTACCAGTATTTAATTGGAATTTTGCGCCTTAATCATTTTATAGCTCCACTGCAATAA
- the rpmF gene encoding 50S ribosomal protein L32 has protein sequence MAVPFRRTSKTAKRKRRTHFKLHVPGMVECPNCGEMKLAHRVCKACGTYKGKDVVNN, from the coding sequence ATGGCTGTACCTTTTAGAAGAACATCCAAAACAGCGAAAAGAAAACGCCGTACACATTTCAAATTACACGTTCCTGGCATGGTAGAATGCCCTAACTGTGGTGAAATGAAACTTGCACACCGCGTATGTAAAGCGTGTGGAACATATAAAGGCAAGGACGTTGTAAATAACTAA
- a CDS encoding YlbF family regulator encodes MLATIERLEILDETKELANMVLQSEEAEEYRRFYYKLKNNTQSQIRISKFVKLKEQYEDVQRFGRYHPDYSLINKEVREAKREMDLDENVAGFRRAETALQSMLDEISRIVGQAVSEQIKVPSGNPFFETGSSCSGGCGSGGGCSCSA; translated from the coding sequence GTGCTTGCAACTATTGAAAGGCTGGAAATTCTGGATGAAACAAAAGAGCTGGCTAATATGGTTTTACAATCTGAAGAAGCAGAAGAGTATCGCAGATTTTATTATAAATTAAAGAATAATACACAGTCCCAAATAAGGATTAGTAAATTTGTTAAATTAAAAGAACAGTATGAGGATGTTCAAAGATTTGGCAGATATCATCCTGATTATTCGCTCATTAATAAAGAAGTGAGGGAAGCTAAGAGAGAAATGGATCTTGACGAAAATGTGGCAGGTTTTCGAAGGGCGGAAACAGCCTTGCAATCCATGCTTGATGAGATTAGCAGAATTGTGGGCCAAGCTGTTTCGGAACAAATCAAGGTTCCTTCAGGGAATCCTTTCTTTGAAACAGGCTCCAGCTGCAGCGGGGGCTGCGGTTCTGGTGGGGGCTGCAGCTGTTCAGCATAA
- a CDS encoding SepM family pheromone-processing serine protease — MKKKKIWLRITFIVVIILFAASFYHLPYYVESPGSAEKLAPIVKVENGYKEKGNFMLTTVRLGPANIYSYVLAKMSKHEDVLPLDQIMPKDQTEEEYNVYQLYLMDNSKHTAIQVAYSKAHKPYHFNYKGVYVLSVDPSMPAAKALNAGDQITEVDGHRFESSAQFIKYVGGKKVGQSIRISYIRDGKENSADIKLAEFKKPKGKVGIGIGLVDDRDLITSPPVTVKTDNIGGPSAGLMFSLEIYNQLTKQDLTKGYQIAGTGEIAPDGEVGRIGGIDKKVVAADKEGAEIFFAPNDEITPDMKKEEPGIQSNYQEALKAAREIGTKMKIVPVKTFDDALNYLNGLKAK, encoded by the coding sequence ATGAAAAAAAAGAAGATATGGCTGCGTATTACGTTCATTGTTGTCATTATTTTATTTGCTGCGTCTTTTTACCATTTGCCTTATTATGTGGAATCTCCGGGCAGCGCTGAAAAGCTGGCACCAATTGTAAAGGTGGAAAACGGATATAAAGAAAAAGGGAACTTTATGCTTACGACCGTGAGGCTGGGGCCAGCCAATATTTATTCCTATGTTTTGGCTAAGATGAGCAAACACGAGGATGTACTTCCGCTGGATCAGATAATGCCTAAAGACCAAACGGAAGAAGAATATAATGTTTACCAGCTTTATTTAATGGATAACTCAAAGCATACTGCTATTCAGGTTGCGTACAGTAAAGCCCATAAACCCTATCATTTCAACTATAAAGGTGTTTATGTGTTAAGTGTTGATCCAAGCATGCCAGCAGCAAAAGCATTGAATGCGGGAGACCAAATTACTGAGGTAGATGGACATCGTTTTGAGTCATCTGCACAGTTTATAAAGTATGTCGGAGGGAAAAAAGTCGGTCAGTCCATACGTATATCGTATATTCGCGACGGAAAAGAAAATAGTGCGGATATCAAACTGGCAGAGTTTAAGAAGCCAAAAGGAAAAGTGGGAATAGGAATTGGCCTGGTTGACGACCGTGATCTGATTACTTCGCCTCCTGTAACGGTGAAGACGGATAATATAGGCGGGCCTTCTGCAGGACTTATGTTTTCGCTTGAAATTTACAATCAGTTAACCAAACAGGATTTAACAAAAGGGTATCAAATAGCAGGTACCGGGGAAATTGCTCCTGATGGCGAAGTGGGGAGAATTGGTGGCATCGATAAGAAAGTAGTGGCTGCAGATAAAGAGGGAGCAGAAATCTTTTTTGCTCCTAATGATGAAATCACGCCTGATATGAAAAAAGAAGAACCTGGAATCCAATCCAACTACCAGGAAGCTTTAAAAGCAGCGAGAGAAATTGGTACGAAAATGAAAATTGTCCCTGTAAAAACTTTTGATGATGCATTAAATTATCTGAATGGATTAAAAGCTAAATAA
- a CDS encoding patatin-like phospholipase family protein, whose protein sequence is MVNPKVGIALGSGGARGFAHLGVLKALEAHSIPVDYIAGSSMGALVGAIYCTGQDIERLVKVAAAFKRKYFLDFTVPKMGFISGKRVKEFVRVFTHNKRIEELKVPIAIVATDLKTGEKVVFREGPIAEAVRASISIPGIFIPEKVGGRLLVDGGVIERVPVTVAKELGADIVIGVDVSGVKRDAEISNIYDVIMQSIDILQWEMEASREKNHDIMIQPDLEKFSSIAFTNTEEIIKIGEEEAEKRLPDIMRVIEEWKVQNSK, encoded by the coding sequence TTGGTTAATCCCAAAGTAGGAATAGCCCTGGGATCAGGAGGAGCCAGGGGATTTGCACATTTGGGTGTTTTAAAGGCCCTTGAGGCTCATAGCATCCCCGTTGATTATATAGCTGGCAGCAGTATGGGTGCATTGGTGGGTGCGATATATTGTACAGGCCAGGACATTGAAAGACTTGTTAAAGTTGCGGCCGCGTTTAAACGAAAATATTTCTTGGATTTTACTGTTCCAAAAATGGGTTTTATATCGGGTAAAAGAGTCAAGGAGTTTGTCAGGGTTTTTACCCATAATAAAAGAATAGAAGAATTAAAAGTACCGATTGCGATAGTGGCAACAGATTTAAAAACAGGTGAAAAAGTAGTGTTTAGAGAGGGCCCCATTGCCGAAGCAGTAAGAGCAAGCATTTCTATTCCCGGTATATTTATTCCTGAAAAAGTTGGCGGAAGGCTGCTGGTAGATGGAGGGGTGATCGAACGGGTTCCTGTTACAGTGGCAAAGGAGCTTGGGGCAGACATTGTTATTGGTGTGGATGTGTCTGGTGTTAAACGGGATGCTGAAATCTCGAACATTTATGATGTTATTATGCAGAGTATAGATATCCTTCAATGGGAAATGGAAGCGAGCCGTGAAAAAAACCATGATATAATGATTCAGCCTGATCTCGAAAAGTTTAGTTCAATAGCTTTTACAAATACTGAAGAAATCATTAAGATAGGAGAAGAGGAAGCGGAAAAACGCTTACCTGATATTATGCGTGTAATTGAGGAATGGAAGGTGCAAAATTCAAAATGA
- a CDS encoding nucleotidyltransferase — MDSTGVVVEYNPFHNGHDYHFRQARKLSGADVVIAVMSGNFLQRGEPAIVSKWARAEMALNAGVDLVVELPYAFAVQHADIFARGAIGILGELRCQSFCFGSESGEIKDFEASLNLVKMHKAAYNMQVQTLLKTGMSYPQAMAESFSNLDPRGTYVDLSKPNNILGFQYLQANHNLLHPMAPLTISRKNANYHDKSLSSESIASATAIRKALFEGTLDFAKTKAYLPSFSTTGLIEYEKSFGLLHSWEKYWSYLQYQLLTLEPNELNSIYELEEGIEFRLKRAAEESESFEAFMNKVKTKRYTWTRIQRMCVHILTHSKKKEVVERSRAPEYIRLLGMNQKGREYLNKVKKELSLPLVSRLAAISPELTRLDVKSSLVYAHVLSEPARQRLLKMEYAQPPLFR; from the coding sequence GTGGACAGTACAGGAGTTGTAGTGGAATATAACCCCTTTCATAATGGACATGATTATCACTTTCGCCAGGCTCGAAAGCTATCCGGTGCTGATGTAGTTATTGCTGTAATGAGCGGTAATTTTCTTCAGCGAGGGGAGCCTGCTATTGTGTCTAAATGGGCGAGAGCTGAGATGGCCCTAAATGCAGGCGTGGATCTGGTTGTAGAACTTCCCTATGCATTTGCTGTACAACATGCTGATATCTTTGCCAGGGGAGCCATTGGAATTCTGGGGGAGCTTCGGTGTCAAAGCTTTTGTTTTGGAAGTGAATCAGGGGAAATAAAAGACTTTGAAGCATCCTTAAATTTAGTTAAAATGCACAAAGCAGCCTATAATATGCAGGTACAGACTCTTTTAAAAACAGGAATGAGCTATCCACAGGCTATGGCTGAAAGCTTCAGTAATCTTGATCCTCGAGGTACATATGTTGATTTATCAAAGCCAAATAATATACTCGGATTTCAATACCTGCAAGCAAACCATAATCTTCTTCACCCTATGGCACCCCTAACTATTTCGAGAAAAAATGCAAACTACCATGATAAAAGCCTGTCATCTGAGTCAATTGCAAGTGCAACAGCAATAAGAAAGGCTTTATTTGAGGGAACATTGGATTTTGCCAAAACAAAGGCCTATCTACCTTCTTTCTCCACAACAGGGTTAATAGAGTATGAAAAAAGCTTTGGGCTGCTTCATAGCTGGGAAAAGTACTGGTCATACCTGCAATACCAATTACTAACTCTCGAGCCAAATGAACTTAATTCCATTTATGAACTCGAGGAAGGAATTGAGTTTCGCCTCAAACGGGCTGCGGAGGAATCGGAAAGCTTCGAGGCTTTTATGAATAAAGTGAAAACGAAACGATATACCTGGACACGTATTCAGCGAATGTGCGTACATATTCTTACTCATTCAAAAAAGAAAGAAGTAGTTGAACGCAGCAGGGCTCCAGAATATATCCGCCTGCTTGGAATGAATCAAAAAGGGCGGGAGTATTTAAATAAAGTAAAGAAAGAATTATCCTTACCTCTTGTTTCAAGGCTCGCGGCAATATCACCGGAACTTACGCGGCTCGATGTAAAGTCATCTTTAGTGTATGCACATGTTTTATCTGAACCGGCAAGACAAAGGCTTTTAAAAATGGAATACGCACAGCCGCCTCTCTTCCGGTAA
- a CDS encoding YlbG family protein — protein MFVERQGLIVWLYNLKHAKTLRRFGNVHYVSKKMKYVVLYCNQDEIEALQEKFSSMSFVKRVEPSLKPFLKTEYENSKPDKAKEYDYKIGI, from the coding sequence ATGTTTGTTGAGAGACAAGGGCTCATTGTCTGGTTATACAATTTAAAGCATGCTAAAACACTTAGGCGTTTTGGGAATGTACACTATGTATCAAAAAAAATGAAATATGTCGTATTATACTGCAATCAAGATGAGATAGAAGCATTACAGGAAAAATTTTCATCGATGTCTTTTGTTAAAAGGGTTGAGCCATCTTTGAAACCATTCTTAAAAACGGAATATGAAAATTCTAAACCTGATAAGGCAAAAGAATATGATTATAAGATAGGGATTTAA
- the coaD gene encoding pantetheine-phosphate adenylyltransferase, which translates to MGSIAVCPGSFDPITYGHIDILKRAAKVFDQVYVAVLNNSSKKPLFNVEERKQLIEEVTKTIPNVKVDTFQGLLVDYAESKNANAIIRGLRAVSDFEYEMQLTSMNRVLNERIETFFIMTNSQYSFLSSSIVKEVAKYNGEISELVPPQVEEALKLKYSAIHLGKK; encoded by the coding sequence ATGGGAAGTATTGCGGTTTGCCCCGGAAGCTTCGACCCTATTACATACGGTCATATCGACATATTAAAGAGAGCGGCAAAGGTATTTGATCAGGTATACGTAGCAGTTCTAAATAATTCCTCTAAAAAACCGTTATTTAATGTAGAAGAACGCAAGCAGCTTATTGAAGAGGTGACCAAAACCATTCCAAATGTAAAAGTGGATACCTTTCAAGGATTGTTGGTGGATTACGCTGAAAGTAAAAATGCGAATGCTATTATCCGAGGGCTGCGGGCGGTGTCGGATTTTGAATATGAAATGCAGCTAACATCTATGAACAGAGTATTGAATGAAAGAATTGAGACTTTCTTCATCATGACGAATAGCCAGTATTCGTTTTTAAGCTCGAGCATTGTGAAGGAGGTTGCCAAATATAATGGCGAAATTTCTGAATTGGTCCCTCCTCAGGTGGAAGAAGCATTGAAACTAAAGTACTCAGCGATTCATTTGGGGAAAAAATAA
- a CDS encoding YceD family protein has protein sequence MKWSIIQLQKFRGKSLELNESVDLTGELKKQDPQIRDATPFLVTGTASITSEKVTFQLHLTGKLVLPCARTLVDVDFPIDVDTTEIFYLKPQEHAEEMEDDEFHLPVGDVVDLDPIIKEIVLLEIPMQVFSKQADDDHMPSGKDWEVLTEDQVKREEAEGEKKIDPRLAELAKFFDEKK, from the coding sequence TTGAAATGGTCTATCATTCAACTGCAAAAATTTCGCGGCAAGAGTTTAGAATTAAATGAAAGTGTTGATTTAACGGGAGAACTTAAAAAGCAGGACCCGCAAATCAGGGATGCAACACCTTTCCTTGTAACTGGAACAGCCAGTATTACATCGGAAAAGGTTACCTTCCAGCTTCATTTAACAGGAAAACTGGTTTTGCCGTGTGCCAGAACACTTGTCGATGTGGATTTCCCCATTGATGTCGATACAACAGAAATCTTTTATCTGAAACCGCAGGAACATGCAGAAGAGATGGAAGATGATGAGTTTCATTTACCTGTTGGAGATGTGGTAGATCTGGACCCGATCATCAAAGAAATTGTCCTATTGGAAATACCAATGCAGGTATTTAGTAAGCAAGCGGACGATGACCATATGCCTTCCGGAAAGGACTGGGAAGTCTTAACAGAAGACCAGGTCAAGAGGGAAGAAGCAGAGGGTGAAAAAAAAATTGATCCAAGGCTTGCCGAGCTTGCAAAATTCTTTGATGAAAAAAAATGA
- the ylbJ gene encoding sporulation integral membrane protein YlbJ encodes MIRSKFKTLFLAVCVTMMALSMIVLPEESFEASIRGLNMWWEIVFPSLFPFFVISEMLIGFGVVKFIGVMLEPLMRPLFRVPGVGGFAWAMGLASGNPAGAKLTSRLRQEKQITLIEAERLVAFTNSSSPLFIFGAVAVGFFHNANLGIVLAISHYLGNVLVGIMMRFYGYSPKETFKQGRKKIPIMAALRALHKTRIQDKRPIGKLLGDAVTSSIQTLLMIGGFIILFSVINKLLFVLNITSFLASIIGKVFVILHLPSLLTIPFISGLFEITLGSKLVSQVQESTLLQQSIVTGFILAFGGFSVQAQVASILAQTDIRFKPFFFARIMHGIFASIITLLIWKPVYINWLQHGHFSAPAFSMGRHTKNWWELYTASSIHYGPLITIWALAFYVFILLRQLPSHSSK; translated from the coding sequence TTGATTCGATCTAAATTTAAAACTCTTTTTTTAGCCGTCTGTGTAACCATGATGGCCCTCTCAATGATCGTTCTGCCTGAAGAATCCTTTGAGGCTTCCATCAGGGGATTAAATATGTGGTGGGAAATCGTTTTCCCTTCTCTCTTTCCGTTCTTTGTAATTTCAGAGATGCTTATTGGCTTTGGGGTAGTAAAGTTTATTGGAGTAATGCTGGAGCCGCTTATGAGACCCTTATTTCGGGTTCCGGGAGTTGGAGGTTTTGCCTGGGCGATGGGACTGGCTTCAGGGAATCCAGCCGGGGCGAAGCTTACTTCAAGACTTCGCCAGGAAAAGCAAATTACTTTAATTGAAGCAGAAAGGCTTGTTGCCTTTACGAATTCATCCAGTCCTTTGTTTATATTTGGAGCTGTTGCTGTTGGATTTTTTCATAATGCAAATCTCGGAATTGTCTTGGCTATCTCCCACTATCTTGGCAATGTATTAGTAGGAATAATGATGCGCTTTTATGGCTATTCACCAAAAGAGACCTTTAAGCAAGGGAGAAAGAAAATTCCAATCATGGCAGCCTTGCGAGCTTTACATAAAACAAGGATCCAGGATAAACGACCGATTGGAAAACTCTTGGGTGATGCAGTAACCTCCTCCATACAAACACTTTTGATGATTGGCGGATTTATTATCTTGTTTTCGGTTATAAACAAGCTATTATTCGTCTTGAATATTACTTCATTCCTTGCATCGATTATTGGAAAGGTCTTTGTTATTCTCCATTTACCGTCACTGCTTACTATTCCTTTTATATCAGGCTTATTTGAAATTACATTAGGCTCTAAGCTGGTCAGCCAGGTTCAGGAGTCAACATTGCTTCAACAATCAATCGTTACCGGCTTTATATTAGCATTTGGTGGTTTTAGCGTCCAAGCACAGGTTGCAAGCATACTCGCACAAACTGACATTCGCTTTAAGCCATTCTTCTTTGCCAGGATCATGCATGGAATCTTCGCTTCAATTATAACACTTCTGATATGGAAACCCGTTTATATTAACTGGCTGCAGCATGGGCATTTCTCAGCCCCTGCATTTTCCATGGGAAGACATACGAAAAATTGGTGGGAACTTTATACGGCAAGCTCCATACATTATGGTCCTCTTATAACCATATGGGCTCTCGCATTCTATGTTTTTATTCTATTAAGACAGCTCCCCTCTCATAGTTCCAAATAA
- the rsmD gene encoding 16S rRNA (guanine(966)-N(2))-methyltransferase RsmD, which translates to MRVISGSRKGIYLKAVPGNQTRPTTDKVKEAIFNIVGPYFTGGIGLDLFAGSGGLGIEAISRGLDKVIFVDRDFKAIQTIKSNIQTCGFEEYSEVYRNESDRALKAIIKRDITFDAIFLDPPYKKQRLVELLQVMNDEKLLNDNGFILCEHDSGLQLPERVGSFFKKRSENYGIIGLSIYILGDEKGEI; encoded by the coding sequence ATGAGAGTTATTTCTGGAAGCCGTAAAGGAATTTATTTGAAGGCTGTTCCCGGGAACCAAACAAGGCCTACAACCGACAAAGTTAAAGAAGCTATTTTTAATATTGTTGGCCCATACTTTACTGGAGGGATTGGTCTGGATTTATTTGCTGGGAGCGGAGGGCTTGGGATAGAAGCCATCAGCAGGGGGCTGGATAAAGTCATTTTTGTTGATCGTGACTTTAAAGCCATTCAAACCATTAAATCCAATATCCAAACTTGTGGGTTTGAAGAATATAGTGAAGTGTATCGAAATGAATCTGATAGGGCGTTAAAAGCAATCATAAAGCGCGATATTACGTTTGATGCCATATTTCTTGACCCGCCCTATAAAAAACAAAGGCTGGTTGAATTATTACAAGTCATGAATGATGAGAAACTGTTAAATGATAACGGTTTCATCCTCTGTGAACATGATTCAGGGCTGCAATTGCCTGAAAGGGTAGGGAGTTTCTTTAAAAAAAGAAGTGAGAACTACGGCATTATTGGTTTATCAATTTATATTCTTGGGGATGAGAAAGGGGAAATATAG
- a CDS encoding enoyl-CoA hydratase/isomerase family protein, which translates to MSEYEITLKRSGVLQFKINRPNKRNAVNYNIMKGFEEVLEQAEKDDSVKVLAFTGSGEEAFCSGGDLDEFHALITAEQAYGMLATMSKVLYRIASLNKPTIAVLNGTAVGGGCEIAAACDFRIAKKGIRLGFIQGSLAITTGWGGASLLFERILSSHALKILSEARMYDVRTLKEIDFIQEIYEDWTGEMEEAFLDSILKTDIYVLKAYKKQLVSKWKQTKLEERMLEESRQCAVLWEKPVHHEAVSRFRTGK; encoded by the coding sequence ATGAGTGAATACGAGATTACCCTTAAGAGATCGGGTGTACTGCAATTTAAAATAAATCGTCCGAACAAAAGAAATGCCGTAAACTACAACATAATGAAAGGTTTTGAAGAGGTGTTGGAGCAAGCTGAAAAAGACGACAGCGTAAAGGTATTGGCATTTACCGGATCAGGTGAGGAAGCGTTTTGTTCAGGCGGAGATTTAGATGAGTTTCATGCATTAATTACGGCAGAGCAAGCCTATGGTATGCTTGCAACAATGAGTAAAGTCCTTTATAGGATTGCCTCACTTAACAAACCAACAATAGCGGTATTAAACGGCACTGCAGTTGGAGGCGGTTGTGAAATTGCTGCTGCCTGCGACTTCCGCATCGCCAAAAAAGGAATACGGCTGGGCTTTATCCAGGGGTCCCTTGCCATTACTACAGGCTGGGGAGGGGCTTCCTTACTATTTGAAAGGATTCTTAGTTCCCATGCTTTGAAAATTCTATCAGAGGCAAGAATGTACGATGTTCGAACCTTAAAAGAAATAGATTTTATACAGGAAATCTATGAGGACTGGACAGGTGAGATGGAGGAGGCTTTTCTAGACAGTATTTTAAAAACAGACATCTACGTGTTAAAGGCATATAAAAAGCAATTGGTCTCCAAATGGAAGCAGACAAAGCTTGAAGAAAGAATGTTGGAAGAAAGCAGACAATGCGCCGTTTTATGGGAAAAGCCTGTTCATCATGAAGCAGTTTCGAGATTCAGAACAGGTAAATAA